One genomic segment of Terriglobales bacterium includes these proteins:
- the galE gene encoding UDP-glucose 4-epimerase GalE, with translation MRVLVTGGAGYIGSHGARSLSRRGHSVVIYDNLSTGHRELAAGFELVEGSVGDAVFLGRALRGVDAVMHFAAHSLVGESVENPRKYFGNNVRDGLVLLNTCLESGVKNFIFSSTAAVYGNPREVPIVEDAPKAPVNPYGMSKLSFEYALQAYDKAYGLRFMSLRYFNAAGCEDSGEIGELHDPETHLIPAALQSATGARKELQIYGDDYDTPDGTCIRDYIHVEDLAEAHVLALEHLAHGGASGILNLGTGQGHTVKEVVTTIERIIGRELNKRVTGRRPGDPPVLLADPSRAQKLLGWKAQRSLQDMVSSAWKFVQHRGRRAEAVSER, from the coding sequence ATGCGAGTTCTGGTGACCGGTGGCGCCGGATACATCGGCAGCCACGGCGCGCGCTCTCTCTCGCGTCGCGGACACTCGGTCGTGATCTACGACAATCTCTCCACAGGCCATCGCGAACTCGCCGCCGGTTTCGAACTGGTCGAAGGCAGCGTCGGCGATGCCGTTTTCCTTGGCCGCGCCCTGCGTGGCGTCGATGCCGTCATGCATTTCGCAGCGCATTCCCTGGTCGGGGAATCGGTGGAGAACCCGCGCAAATATTTCGGGAACAATGTCCGCGACGGCCTCGTGCTGCTCAACACCTGCCTGGAATCCGGCGTCAAAAACTTCATCTTCTCTTCCACGGCGGCGGTGTATGGGAATCCGCGCGAGGTGCCGATCGTGGAAGACGCGCCCAAAGCGCCGGTCAATCCGTACGGGATGTCGAAGCTGTCATTTGAGTATGCCCTGCAGGCTTACGACAAGGCGTACGGTTTGCGATTCATGAGCTTGCGTTACTTCAACGCGGCCGGATGCGAAGACAGCGGCGAAATCGGGGAGTTGCACGATCCCGAGACGCACCTGATTCCCGCCGCGCTGCAGTCAGCCACGGGTGCGCGCAAGGAGCTGCAGATTTACGGCGACGACTATGACACGCCGGACGGCACCTGCATCCGCGATTACATTCACGTCGAAGACCTGGCGGAAGCTCATGTGCTCGCGCTGGAACACCTTGCGCACGGCGGCGCCTCCGGGATTCTCAACCTCGGCACCGGCCAGGGCCACACGGTGAAAGAAGTGGTCACGACCATCGAGCGCATCATCGGCCGCGAACTCAACAAGCGCGTTACGGGGCGACGTCCCGGCGATCCTCCAGTGCTGCTGGCCGATCCTTCGCGGGCCCAGAAATTATTGGGATGGAAGGCGCAGCGCTCGTTGCAGGACATGGTATCCAGCGCCTGGAAGTTTGTGCAGCATCGAGGCCGCCGCGCCGAGGCGGTATCGGAGCGCTGA
- a CDS encoding alkaline phosphatase family protein, producing MITTLRYLQSRRKFLLLGLVAASLILLSACSGLGASPTTTTTTTPAPAPTPTPPAPPPPLGIKAVNHVIFMLQENRSFDNYFGHLAGVDGLPPGTSNKSDSGVLVNAFHLQTACLENTDPDWLGAHGSYNLQSPGSNTYLGDGFVHGGQGSARSDGFIAYVANSMGTFQVSPTKTTNYYLYANSDGYGNFDTRPLAVASVTVSGDTQTPSPVAPNITPASGVVFTATPSTITSGQSTTLTWTVPNARDTMINWHYDLLGTRAMGYYTGDDLNYYYYMASTFATSDRWFSPVSSNSPPNRSYMYAATTHGHAHDPGSFDSGVVKNIFQLLDAAGITWKVYYTTEPGNPNVPHTFLTRFQPFASQHMANLVPTSQYFDDLKNGTLPQVAFIEELPGEDEHPGAVLPGNIHSGNNVQAGAQYVSTFINTFMNSPYWKDGVFILTFDEGGGYYDHVSPQPAVHPDGLSPTDLTPVEQQVIQPPGDFNRTGYRVPLIVVSPFTKKGYVSHSVADFTAILKFIETRFNLPSLTKRDAAQIDMQEFFTFDTPPTPTPPTPPLQSLNMRCDYTALP from the coding sequence ATGATTACGACTCTGCGTTACCTGCAATCCCGGCGAAAGTTTCTGCTGCTTGGCTTGGTGGCTGCCTCTCTCATCCTGCTGAGCGCCTGTAGTGGCTTAGGAGCCTCGCCTACCACGACGACGACTACTACTCCTGCTCCTGCTCCGACTCCCACTCCGCCGGCACCGCCGCCGCCGTTGGGGATCAAGGCGGTCAATCACGTCATCTTCATGCTGCAGGAAAATCGGTCGTTCGACAATTACTTCGGGCATCTCGCCGGGGTGGATGGTCTGCCGCCCGGCACCAGCAACAAGAGCGATAGCGGCGTGTTGGTGAACGCCTTCCATCTGCAAACGGCATGCCTGGAAAACACGGATCCCGACTGGCTCGGCGCGCACGGCTCTTACAACCTGCAGAGTCCGGGGTCCAATACCTACCTGGGCGACGGCTTCGTTCACGGCGGCCAGGGTTCGGCCCGATCGGACGGCTTTATCGCTTATGTCGCGAATTCCATGGGTACATTCCAAGTCTCGCCGACAAAGACGACGAACTACTACCTTTACGCTAATTCTGATGGTTACGGAAACTTCGACACGCGTCCGCTGGCGGTAGCCAGCGTCACCGTTTCCGGCGACACGCAGACCCCTTCGCCGGTTGCCCCGAACATCACTCCGGCCTCTGGTGTCGTATTCACCGCAACGCCCTCGACCATCACGTCGGGCCAGTCAACTACTTTGACGTGGACCGTTCCCAACGCCAGGGACACGATGATCAACTGGCATTACGACCTGTTGGGCACTCGCGCCATGGGCTACTACACCGGCGACGACCTCAATTACTACTATTACATGGCGTCTACCTTCGCGACTTCCGACCGCTGGTTCTCGCCCGTCTCCAGCAACAGTCCACCCAACCGGTCGTACATGTATGCCGCCACCACCCATGGGCACGCTCATGATCCTGGTTCGTTTGATTCCGGAGTGGTAAAGAACATTTTCCAGTTGCTCGATGCCGCCGGGATTACCTGGAAGGTGTATTACACGACAGAACCCGGCAATCCCAACGTTCCGCATACCTTCCTGACGCGGTTCCAGCCCTTTGCCAGCCAGCACATGGCTAACCTGGTGCCGACTTCACAGTATTTCGACGACCTGAAGAATGGAACTTTGCCGCAGGTGGCTTTCATCGAGGAACTGCCCGGCGAAGATGAGCACCCGGGCGCCGTATTGCCGGGAAATATTCATTCCGGCAATAATGTGCAGGCGGGCGCGCAGTACGTCTCCACCTTCATCAATACGTTCATGAACAGCCCTTATTGGAAGGATGGCGTGTTCATCCTTACCTTTGACGAGGGCGGCGGATATTACGATCACGTATCGCCGCAGCCCGCCGTCCATCCCGACGGGCTGTCTCCCACGGATCTGACGCCGGTGGAGCAGCAGGTCATTCAACCGCCTGGTGACTTTAATCGTACCGGCTATCGCGTTCCCCTCATCGTGGTATCGCCGTTCACCAAGAAGGGTTACGTGTCCCACAGCGTCGCCGATTTCACCGCCATTCTCAAGTTCATTGAGACCCGTTTCAATCTTCCGAGTTTGACGAAGCGGGATGCAGCGCAGATTGACATGCAGGAGTTCTTCACCTTCGACACGCCGCCGACTCCGACTCCGCCAACGCCGCCCCTGCAGTCGTTGAACATGAGGTGTGACTACACGGCGCTGCCGTAG
- a CDS encoding pyrrolo-quinoline quinone, with translation MGKGRRRSNCSYQFVSGALAALVVFGIILMLSNCGGVTSSKSGSSTSGNPSGSPSGNPSGSPSGNPSGNQSGALAVTTYHYDTLRTGANRNETILTLANVNASTFGKVASFDVDGEIYGQPLYLQSVSIGGTAHNVVFVATEHDSVYAFDADAKTTSPLWHKNFLNPGAGITTVDSATDFPVPYEDIAPEVGITSTPVIDSTSGTIYVVAKTKENGKFFQRLHALDISSGAEKFGGPTTIQASIPGAGIVNDGNGNIVFGPLNCLQRSALLLLNGKIYIAFASHGDFDPFLGWLLVYDAQTLKQVAAFAPSADGTGGGIWESGNGPAADASGHVFVGIGNGDYTADIGGRDYGDSFLKLALSGNTLNVVDWFTPFNFQELNDLDHDLGSGGPILLPDQPSGPAHLLMGGDKAGDFFVINRDAMGHSHASDNSQAVQQIALGSGLFTNPTVWKDNVYIGPVGAPLQCYKISNGQLTLGSRGSATSGFPGISTAVSSNGDSNGIVWALQVDQWDNGPATLHAYDANDCTHELYNSDQASGGRDTAGTAVKFIVPTVINGKVYISGGSTLTVYGLLSH, from the coding sequence ATGGGTAAGGGCCGCAGGAGATCGAATTGTTCCTACCAGTTCGTTTCCGGCGCATTGGCAGCGCTGGTGGTGTTCGGAATCATACTCATGTTGTCGAATTGCGGCGGGGTCACGTCGAGCAAGTCCGGCTCCTCAACCTCTGGCAATCCGAGCGGCAGCCCCTCCGGCAATCCGAGCGGTAGCCCATCCGGCAATCCGTCAGGAAATCAGTCGGGAGCTTTGGCCGTCACCACCTACCACTACGATACGTTGCGCACGGGCGCGAACCGCAATGAAACCATTCTCACGCTCGCGAACGTGAATGCATCCACCTTCGGGAAAGTGGCTTCGTTCGACGTGGACGGGGAGATTTACGGCCAGCCTCTTTACCTGCAGAGCGTCAGCATCGGCGGAACAGCGCACAACGTCGTCTTCGTCGCCACTGAGCACGACAGCGTATACGCCTTCGACGCCGACGCGAAAACCACGTCGCCTCTCTGGCACAAGAACTTCCTCAACCCGGGCGCCGGCATTACCACCGTCGATTCCGCTACAGATTTCCCAGTGCCGTACGAAGACATTGCTCCCGAGGTGGGCATTACCAGTACGCCGGTGATCGACTCCACGAGCGGCACCATCTACGTGGTGGCCAAGACGAAAGAGAACGGCAAGTTTTTTCAGCGCCTGCACGCGCTCGATATCAGTAGCGGAGCGGAAAAATTCGGCGGCCCGACGACTATCCAAGCTTCCATTCCCGGCGCCGGTATCGTGAACGATGGCAACGGCAACATCGTCTTCGGTCCCCTGAATTGCCTGCAGCGAAGCGCGCTGCTTCTCCTCAACGGCAAGATCTATATCGCGTTTGCGTCGCACGGCGATTTTGATCCGTTCCTGGGTTGGTTGCTGGTCTATGACGCGCAAACGCTGAAGCAGGTTGCGGCCTTTGCTCCTAGCGCGGATGGCACCGGAGGAGGCATTTGGGAAAGCGGAAATGGTCCGGCCGCCGATGCTTCCGGCCATGTGTTTGTCGGAATAGGAAACGGCGACTACACGGCCGATATCGGTGGACGCGATTACGGCGACTCGTTCCTGAAGCTCGCGCTATCCGGAAACACGCTCAACGTCGTGGACTGGTTTACGCCGTTCAATTTCCAGGAACTGAATGATCTCGATCACGATTTGGGATCCGGAGGGCCCATCCTGTTGCCGGATCAGCCGTCGGGTCCGGCCCATCTTCTGATGGGCGGCGACAAAGCGGGCGATTTCTTTGTCATCAATCGCGACGCCATGGGTCACAGCCATGCCAGCGACAACAGCCAGGCGGTGCAGCAAATCGCCCTCGGCAGCGGGCTGTTCACCAATCCTACAGTGTGGAAGGACAACGTCTATATCGGTCCGGTCGGCGCCCCGCTGCAGTGCTACAAGATCAGCAATGGACAACTGACGCTTGGCAGCCGGGGATCGGCGACCTCTGGTTTCCCTGGAATCAGTACCGCTGTTTCCTCCAATGGTGACAGCAACGGCATTGTATGGGCGCTGCAGGTGGACCAGTGGGACAACGGCCCTGCAACTCTCCACGCCTACGACGCCAACGATTGCACTCATGAACTGTACAACAGCGACCAAGCTTCGGGCGGACGCGACACCGCGGGCACGGCGGTGAAGTTCATTGTTCCGACTGTCATCAATGGCAAGGTTTACATCAGCGGAGGCAGCACGCTGACCGTGTACGGATTGCTGTCGCATTAG
- a CDS encoding glycosyltransferase family 2 protein, which translates to MISVAIPVYNEEELVHLLHSRVSDVMNGIGENWEVVYVNDGSKDATLKLLLELQAKDPHIVVVDLSRNWGHMGALSAGMQTARGDAVVLMDGDLQDPPEVIPEMVRAWRNGAKVVSAVRRKREESRKYLLVLFALFYRILGALSDFPIPLNSGIFGLMDRQALDSFLALREYNRYLPGLRAWIGYPTTIVSYDRKDRAAGDGKLSFVSRIKYALDAITSFSYKPLRLSFALGIPAICLALITALALAVSGNLTGTAAILASVFFMGGVQLFCVGVLAEYIGRIYDEVRRRPISLINAVHRAQEVPSEAGQEVLPAAA; encoded by the coding sequence ATGATTTCGGTTGCGATCCCGGTTTACAACGAAGAGGAACTTGTCCATCTTCTCCACTCCCGCGTCTCCGACGTGATGAACGGCATCGGCGAGAACTGGGAGGTCGTATACGTCAACGACGGGAGCAAGGACGCCACGCTCAAGCTGCTGCTCGAACTCCAGGCCAAGGATCCGCATATCGTAGTCGTGGATTTATCGCGCAACTGGGGTCACATGGGCGCGCTCAGCGCGGGCATGCAGACGGCGCGCGGCGATGCCGTGGTCCTCATGGATGGCGATCTGCAGGACCCGCCCGAAGTAATTCCGGAAATGGTGCGGGCGTGGCGGAACGGCGCCAAGGTGGTCAGCGCGGTCCGGCGCAAGCGCGAAGAGAGCCGCAAGTACCTGCTGGTCCTGTTCGCGCTGTTCTACCGCATCCTGGGCGCGCTCTCCGATTTTCCGATTCCGCTAAATTCCGGCATCTTCGGCCTGATGGACCGACAAGCGCTGGATTCTTTCCTGGCGCTGCGTGAGTACAACCGCTACCTGCCGGGGCTGCGCGCCTGGATAGGTTATCCCACCACGATCGTCAGCTACGACCGCAAAGACCGGGCGGCGGGCGATGGCAAGCTAAGCTTCGTCAGCCGCATCAAGTACGCGCTCGATGCCATTACCAGCTTCAGCTATAAGCCGCTGCGCCTCAGTTTTGCGCTGGGCATTCCCGCTATTTGCCTGGCGCTCATCACAGCCCTCGCGCTTGCCGTGAGCGGCAACCTGACCGGAACCGCCGCGATTCTGGCCTCGGTTTTCTTCATGGGAGGAGTGCAGTTGTTCTGCGTCGGCGTGCTGGCGGAATACATTGGCCGCATTTACGACGAGGTGCGCCGCCGGCCGATTTCGCTGATCAATGCCGTCCATCGAGCCCAGGAAGTTCCCTCCGAGGCCGGCCAGGAGGTCTTGCCAGCCGCCGCGTAA